Proteins co-encoded in one Actinomadura luteofluorescens genomic window:
- a CDS encoding TetR/AcrR family transcriptional regulator C-terminal domain-containing protein has protein sequence MLEAAIAIADAEGIEAVSIRRLGAHLGVRPMSLYQSITSKEELLMHMADHVFGEVILPAKGPAEWRAKLEFIARAEWELCRRHLWLPKTVSFMRPLFAPNMMAHTEWVLRALDGLGLSMEIRVREALTIHSIAVAAAGSLAEEDCTGNTTGTSLHSWNPTPPVREWKTVNRTRFPLLSAVPQGTAEDLEGLFEYALARHLDGLAAMLADRSNTPRAEMPGSQAATGRVRRPPGQDR, from the coding sequence CTGCTGGAGGCGGCCATCGCGATCGCGGACGCCGAGGGAATCGAAGCGGTGTCGATACGACGGCTCGGCGCGCACCTCGGCGTCCGGCCGATGTCCCTCTACCAGAGCATCACGAGCAAAGAAGAGCTCCTGATGCACATGGCCGACCACGTCTTCGGCGAGGTCATCCTTCCGGCGAAAGGGCCGGCAGAGTGGCGGGCGAAGCTGGAATTCATCGCCCGCGCCGAATGGGAGCTGTGTCGACGCCACCTCTGGCTGCCGAAGACCGTGTCATTCATGCGGCCATTGTTCGCGCCGAACATGATGGCGCACACCGAATGGGTGCTCCGCGCCCTCGACGGTCTCGGCCTCTCGATGGAAATCCGGGTGCGCGAAGCTCTCACCATCCATTCGATCGCCGTCGCCGCTGCAGGCTCCCTGGCCGAGGAGGACTGCACCGGGAACACCACCGGAACGAGTCTCCACAGTTGGAACCCGACCCCGCCGGTGCGCGAGTGGAAGACCGTCAACCGCACCCGGTTTCCCCTTCTCTCCGCTGTTCCCCAAGGAACGGCGGAAGACCTCGAAGGGCTCTTCGAATACGCCCTCGCGCGGCATCTGGACGGACTCGCCGCGATGCTCGCCGACCGCTCGAACACGCCCCGCGCCGAGATGCCGGGTT